In Camelina sativa cultivar DH55 chromosome 17, Cs, whole genome shotgun sequence, the genomic stretch ACCGAAGAAATAAGTCCGGTTTTCCCACTGTTGAGGAGTGCTCCAGCGCCATAACCGAGTGCATAACAGTATGTAGCATCAAAGTTTGTAGGCAAGCCGCATCTTCCTTCATACCTGGTTCAAAACAATAAATTGAGCTTCTTTTCTTCGCAAGATGCAGCGATATATAGGGACTTGGTTCATTGAAATAACAAAATGAGAGAAAGTACCCGAAGAAATGAGACTGTCCCATGAATTGTCCCTTGTATGCACCAACTTGCTTTCTTTTCTCCAATTCAGTTTCAACCATTTGAATAAGCATCTTCTCAGTCTCAATCTTGGCCACCTATCAAGATGTAggaacaatatatatatcaataatccATGAGAGATGAAACTCATTGCGTCTTAGTGGAACGACAATAAGAGGCAACAGGACAATAATCAATTACCTGGACATTTCCATGTGGGTCTCTCTCGAGCATCAGCTGCTCCTGAATCGCTTCAGGCAGAAGATCAAACAGCTTCAATGATTGCTCGGtgagcttcttcttccaaagcCCATTTTCATCTACAACCTCATTTGCCAAAATCTCATTCAGTTCGGCGATCAGCTCTTGGACCTAAGAAGTCATAAATTATAGTAATCATCAGTTGAGAAAAGCAATCATATTAATTGGCTTGAAAGTGGTATATTCTATTATCTGACGCAAAAAAACGCACCTCGGGGATAAAATCGATCAGACCTTCTGGAATCAGTATGACACCATAGTTGTAACCAAGTTCAGCACGTTTGCAGATAACATCTACCATGTAGTCCGTGACATTCTTCAAAGTCTGCTTCTGGGCGGACACCTGCAATAGAGTATTTCCAGATCAAAGCTAAGTAAATATAGACTGATTTCTACTGAGACTTGTCACCAAAATGAATCTGATATGCAGTCTAATTCTAACATCAGTAAGACTCAAATAACTTTAAGGTGATTTGAAGTCAAACAAGGGCGTACCTCTTCTCCAATAATTGTTATGTTAGGGTGAGTTTGTAATGCACACTCAAGTGTAATGTGGGAAGCAGCTCGGCCCATAAGTCGTACAACTGCAATGAAAATGTGTACAACATTGCAAGCCATCAGTAATCAAATAGGGCACGACAGAAATAATGCAACTTCAAGAATTTCTGTTAACCAATTACTTACAATGATAATACTTTCCAGTTGACCTTGCATCAATCATGACATTTCCAATCATTTCAGAGTAAATCTGCATAAGCAATAAAACGTTTCAATAAGCTTCTTTCAAACTATTTTTTCTGGTGGAATAAGCAATTAGATTCTTGTCAAGGAATAAAATCAATATCATACAATTACTTATGTAACAATTAGCGTAGGGAAAGCAAGGAAAGTCCAGAATAAATTTGATCAAAACGGAATCTCACCTTGCAAGCTGTATCAAACCCAAAACTAGTAGGAACCTCTTTGCATTTCAAATCACCATCAATGGTCTTGGGGCACCCAATGACTCGGGTTTTCAAGTTCTTACTCCTAATAATACAAGTAAAAAGTAAGTCAAATGCTGAATCAATAGAGCATTAAAGATTCCGTTCACATGAATcttcaaaaacaacaactttacACTAGGATAAATAAGTTACAACAACAGACATGAAACAAATTTGACTGCCAGTTTTACCTGAAGTTTTCAGCAAGGAGGCAAGCATTGGTGTTGGAGTCATCTCCACCGATAACCACCAAACCATCCAAATCGAGCTTCTTTGCTGTTTCTTCAGCTTGTTTAAACTGCACATGTAAGCCATTTATAATTACTCACTGCGTGGAATAGAGGCTTTGGCAGCAGTAACAAACTAACAATTCTTTTAAAAGCAGCAAAAAAAATACTCAACCTGGTCAGGTGTTTCAATCTTGTCTCTTCCACTGCAGATCATGTCAAAACCACCCTGTTGAAACCGAAAGAATTATAACCACATTGACATAAAAAGACAAGCACAAGGACTTATTATGCTCTACTATATGTGAATCATTATAGTGTAAATGTTAATCGCTTTCATTTAAACtgagttgaaaaaaaatgatgaaaattcTAACACCCCAAATCAATCACAAAGCCCGTGAGAAGGATCCATAAACTAAAAACAGACCCAAGTACCTGGTTTCTGTAAGGCTGAATGTATTCAGCATTCAACTCAACATATTTGCACTTCATGATACCAGCTGGACCACCCTTGAACCCGTAAAATGTGCTACCTTTGGCACGCTCTTGCAGGTAATCTAATTCAAGAGTGAGCAATGTCAGCTAAAAAATTCcatgaaaatcataatttaacaCACACATAAATAAGTCTTTGAAACCCTTACCAAACAGTCCAGATATAACATTGTGCCCACCAGGTGCTTGACCACCGGACAAAACAACCCCAATCTTCAACTTCTGTGCAGAAGTAGGTGCATTCTGATCTGGAACCACTGCTACAGATGGCTGGCCATATAGACCCGGAAACAACTTCGCTATCTCATCTGcaatcatatcaaaaacaacACTAAATCCTCCACAACACTCTTATATAATAACTCTATAAACCACAGATCTGTAACAAAGTTCTCAAAACTCCTCAAGAGCCATTACATAAATTACAGttcaatcaattttttctcaCCAAACTAAACAAGATCTAGATCAAGCAACTCGATACACAAATCCAAAATCATCAGATCAGAAGCCCTAACCTGGATTCCCGGCGGCGGTACTAGCGGGACCTTCGACGATTTTGAAAGCTCCTTTAAGAACAGAAGGCAAAGGAAGAGCGTTGTTAATACGGCTTGATTGAACTTCGCTGTAAACCGAGGCACGTCCTTTCGCCGGAGCGTTCTCCGAAGATACGGCGGCGGCGGCGAGATCTCGGGTAACGGCAAGAGCAGGGGCCATTGCTATGGGTTTCACCTAACTCGCTTGTTTCGTTTCGAACAAAGCTTTTATAACTTCCCTCTCCTTTGCTTTCACAGCGTCAATGGAGTTCACTTCGAGGTCTCCGCATTGGGGTTGGTGTAAATTTATACTCTTGACCCAAAGGGTATATTCCGCAATTAAATTGCCTCATCCTACAAGGCAAAGGGTATTTTAGGGTATCATTAGTCGCAATTTCTCTTAGgggtatttttaataaaaaattaaaaaataataataaagagaaaCAACAGTTGAGGAACATTAATAACTCGTTTcttatttttcagattttttattaaatatataataatattaaaacaaaactaattaaaatacatcatcattttttaataaaagagaagtacacaacatagtttttgtagactttataattttaataaatagttaccaatggttacaaataggttatcgataggttataaattaatctatatattaatattaattaatggttacacctaaatattagggatattccaaattgataattgatatattaatagtAACAAATAAAGTCATagatattccaaactgtatttttggaagattttagttttatatcaCGTTGTTCCCAAAGATCTTTaaaacaatattacaaatttattttccacatattTTATCGATAGACCACAACATTAACCAAAGAtattttaaacacaatattacaaatttattttccgCATATTTTATCGATAGACCACAACATTAACCAAAgatatattaagaaattgatagattgattggttacaagttaattacagtaaaacctctataaattaataatgttgggaccaagacattttattaatttatagtgatattaatttatctataaattaataattattattttataatgtaaattaataattattaatttataggtatatttttaattgtttaatttttaa encodes the following:
- the LOC104755462 gene encoding pyrophosphate--fructose 6-phosphate 1-phosphotransferase subunit beta 1, translated to MAPALAVTRDLAAAAVSSENAPAKGRASVYSEVQSSRINNALPLPSVLKGAFKIVEGPASTAAGNPDEIAKLFPGLYGQPSVAVVPDQNAPTSAQKLKIGVVLSGGQAPGGHNVISGLFDYLQERAKGSTFYGFKGGPAGIMKCKYVELNAEYIQPYRNQGGFDMICSGRDKIETPDQFKQAEETAKKLDLDGLVVIGGDDSNTNACLLAENFRSKNLKTRVIGCPKTIDGDLKCKEVPTSFGFDTACKIYSEMIGNVMIDARSTGKYYHFVRLMGRAASHITLECALQTHPNITIIGEEVSAQKQTLKNVTDYMVDVICKRAELGYNYGVILIPEGLIDFIPEVQELIAELNEILANEVVDENGLWKKKLTEQSLKLFDLLPEAIQEQLMLERDPHGNVQVAKIETEKMLIQMVETELEKRKQVGAYKGQFMGQSHFFGYEGRCGLPTNFDATYCYALGYGAGALLNSGKTGLISSVGNLAAPVEDWTVGGTALTALMDVERRHGKFKPVIKKAMVELEGAPFKKFASLREEWALKNRYISPGPIQFTGPGSEALSHTLLLELGAQ